The Microcoleus sp. AS-A8 genome has a window encoding:
- a CDS encoding DNA starvation/stationary phase protection protein produces the protein MRPLNIGLSEEQRQGVTDLLNRDLSDAYLLLIKTKKYHWDVVGPQFRSLHTLWQEHYEALTENIDALAERIRMLGAYPVGTAKGFLEHASINEDAGSLPNAYGMVENLVADHEQVIRSLREHIDQCSDKYHDQGTADFLTGLMEQHEEMAWMLRSFIEGQSIDPDGRLSAEGMRVPVEMK, from the coding sequence ATGCGCCCCTTAAATATCGGTTTATCAGAAGAGCAACGTCAAGGTGTTACCGATTTGTTAAATCGTGACCTATCTGATGCATATCTGCTGCTAATCAAAACGAAAAAGTACCATTGGGATGTTGTTGGCCCACAGTTCCGTTCGTTGCATACACTGTGGCAAGAACACTATGAAGCCTTAACAGAAAATATCGATGCGCTCGCTGAACGAATTCGCATGTTGGGTGCCTATCCGGTTGGTACAGCTAAGGGCTTCTTGGAACACGCTTCGATTAACGAAGATGCAGGTAGTCTTCCCAACGCTTATGGGATGGTAGAAAACTTGGTTGCCGATCACGAGCAGGTTATCCGCAGCCTGCGCGAGCACATTGACCAGTGTAGTGATAAATATCACGACCAAGGTACCGCAGACTTTCTCACCGGACTGATGGAGCAACATGAGGAAATGGCTTGGATGTTGCGTTCCTTCATTGAAGGTCAATCCATTGACCCGGACGGTCGGTTATCCGCCGAAGGAATGAGAGTTCCTGTGGAAATGAAGTAA
- a CDS encoding sulfiredoxin — MIEVREIPLGAIRRPLPRENDPTKVAALMDSIQAEGLREPIDVLEVDGQYYGFSGCHRFEAHQRLGKSTIKCRVRKAPRSVLQKHLA; from the coding sequence ATGATAGAGGTTAGAGAGATTCCTCTAGGGGCAATTCGTCGTCCCCTGCCGCGAGAGAATGATCCCACTAAAGTAGCGGCACTGATGGACTCGATTCAGGCAGAAGGATTGCGCGAACCCATTGATGTCCTGGAAGTCGATGGACAGTACTACGGCTTCTCCGGGTGTCATCGCTTTGAAGCACACCAGCGTCTGGGTAAATCAACCATCAAGTGCCGAGTTCGCAAAGCACCGCGCTCGGTGCTACAAAAGCACTTAGCTTAA
- a CDS encoding helix-turn-helix domain-containing protein, with protein MTPLHTQDFTHPLQQLMQQAGVSSFKALSRKAAVSERQVRRLRQGQIAQMRVETLLKISQVLQVSMTELLTIFGDTESVDVLNSPTDMSQEYQRLQQQLHEQRETLMQEFQQSSLQVIESWLLQWPTAAYAAQQNQQLPAVRLLPLVRPVEQLLQEWGVEAIASVGAEIPYDPHLHQLMEGTAQPGEAVRVRYIGYRQAEKLLYRAKVSPVGNPSNT; from the coding sequence ATGACCCCGCTCCACACTCAAGATTTCACTCACCCCTTGCAGCAACTCATGCAGCAGGCGGGTGTTTCGAGTTTTAAGGCACTCAGCAGGAAAGCTGCGGTTTCGGAACGCCAGGTGAGGCGTCTGCGGCAGGGACAGATAGCGCAGATGCGAGTAGAAACCCTACTCAAAATTAGTCAAGTTCTGCAAGTATCCATGACTGAGCTACTAACAATTTTTGGTGACACTGAATCTGTTGATGTGCTAAATTCACCAACAGATATGAGCCAGGAGTATCAACGGCTGCAACAGCAATTGCACGAGCAGCGAGAGACTTTGATGCAGGAATTTCAGCAGTCGAGCTTACAAGTCATAGAATCCTGGCTCTTGCAATGGCCAACGGCAGCTTATGCAGCACAACAAAATCAGCAGTTACCGGCTGTAAGATTACTTCCCTTAGTGCGACCCGTAGAACAACTGCTGCAAGAATGGGGAGTAGAAGCGATCGCATCTGTCGGCGCAGAAATTCCTTACGATCCGCACCTGCATCAACTCATGGAAGGAACGGCACAGCCTGGAGAAGCAGTAAGAGTTCGTTACATTGGCTACCGACAAGCAGAAAAACTCTTATACCGCGCCAAAGTCAGTCCCGTTGGCAATCCCTCCAATACCTGA
- a CDS encoding DUF3318 domain-containing protein, which yields MNPEPEIRRLIELMPASGRMLTKIVSKPQQTTVIESPFPPIWSQERPIYINFDLWRRLPKPQRDMLLLRTVCWLVSIKWFKPDLYQGVVLAGLLGGIVELAQGDAVGIVVATGLSALAGTQIWRSTRSSQSELDADENAIKVATRRGYTDIEAAQHLLAAIDSVVQIEGRYGLNFTDLIRAQNLRAIAGLSSVGVPDTVKQE from the coding sequence ATGAATCCAGAGCCTGAAATTCGCCGTTTGATTGAGCTCATGCCTGCTTCTGGGCGGATGCTGACGAAAATTGTTAGTAAACCGCAACAGACTACAGTCATTGAAAGCCCCTTTCCTCCCATTTGGTCACAAGAGCGGCCTATTTATATTAACTTTGACTTGTGGCGTCGCTTGCCCAAGCCCCAACGAGACATGCTGCTGCTGCGGACAGTCTGCTGGCTGGTTAGTATCAAATGGTTTAAGCCGGACTTGTATCAAGGAGTCGTTCTGGCGGGGTTGCTAGGGGGGATTGTGGAACTGGCGCAGGGAGATGCTGTAGGGATCGTGGTCGCTACAGGATTGAGTGCGCTCGCAGGAACCCAAATTTGGCGCAGTACCCGCAGTTCTCAGTCTGAGTTAGATGCCGATGAAAATGCGATTAAAGTGGCGACACGACGTGGTTACACTGATATCGAAGCGGCTCAACATCTCTTGGCGGCGATTGACTCTGTCGTCCAGATTGAAGGGCGGTATGGCTTAAATTTCACAGACTTGATTCGCGCTCAAAATTTAAGAGCGATCGCAGGTCTCTCATCGGTAGGTGTTCCCGATACGGTTAAGCAGGAGTAA
- a CDS encoding DNA starvation/stationary phase protection protein — protein sequence MPTQSKGLPIDIGIPEDSRKEIAEGLSRLLADTYSLYLKTHNFHWNVTGPMFQTLHLMFETQYNELALAVDLIAERIRALGFPAPGTYSDFAKLSSIAETPGVPKAQEMIRLLVEGQESVARTARSIFPLAEKVNDEPTADLLTQRLQVHEKTAWMLRSLLED from the coding sequence ATGCCAACTCAATCAAAAGGATTACCCATCGATATCGGTATTCCAGAGGACAGTCGCAAAGAGATTGCCGAGGGGCTTTCTCGCCTGCTTGCCGACACCTATTCGCTTTACCTCAAAACTCATAACTTCCACTGGAACGTGACTGGCCCAATGTTCCAGACATTGCACTTAATGTTTGAGACACAATACAACGAACTCGCTTTAGCTGTCGATTTAATTGCCGAACGCATTCGCGCTTTAGGCTTCCCAGCTCCCGGTACCTACAGTGACTTTGCCAAGCTCAGTTCAATTGCAGAAACGCCTGGTGTTCCCAAAGCTCAGGAGATGATTCGCCTTCTCGTCGAAGGACAGGAATCTGTGGCAAGGACGGCTCGTTCCATCTTTCCTCTGGCTGAAAAAGTCAACGACGAACCTACCGCAGATTTGTTAACTCAACGGCTTCAAGTGCATGAAAAGACCGCTTGGATGTTAAGAAGTCTATTGGAAGATTAA